A genomic window from Clostridium aceticum includes:
- a CDS encoding DNA adenine methylase — translation MITGIEAFKGINISGIGNFRGITINNGGHSSGGHRVSIIKKHGGKYKQVPYINEYIKEIAEENRCHTFIELTGGGGRNILNLPMFEMDGDIYEFGRKIYNEYDRGLCNLFNCVKDPIKVQQLRTLLLKLGRDEELYRYAIDNKSKEDIPELLSAAFTYMAAMLSWSGNCQKESYLRGKTDEDSKKIEKEYFRKIKKLTKNSSSLRDIEIINGDYKPLLKKYGADPKVVKYIDPPYHPITRNQAALDIYDLEWKREDHQKLVRELLECRSWILSGYDPLVWSCEDYLPLEKAGAKKINLGVFMSGTNSTKTRKFDKEEYLWIMK, via the coding sequence ATGATAACTGGAATTGAAGCATTCAAAGGAATAAATATTAGTGGAATAGGAAATTTTAGAGGCATTACTATAAATAATGGGGGACATTCATCTGGAGGACATAGAGTTTCAATTATTAAAAAGCACGGCGGTAAATATAAACAAGTACCTTATATCAATGAATATATTAAGGAAATAGCAGAAGAAAATAGATGTCATACATTTATTGAATTAACAGGTGGTGGAGGAAGAAATATACTTAATCTACCTATGTTTGAGATGGACGGTGACATTTATGAGTTTGGTAGAAAGATATACAATGAGTATGATAGAGGACTATGTAACTTGTTTAATTGTGTAAAAGATCCAATCAAGGTACAACAGTTGAGAACACTATTATTAAAATTAGGTAGAGATGAAGAACTTTATAGATATGCTATAGACAATAAGAGTAAGGAAGATATACCAGAGCTACTTTCAGCAGCATTTACATACATGGCAGCGATGTTAAGTTGGTCGGGCAATTGTCAAAAAGAAAGTTATTTGAGAGGAAAGACAGATGAGGATTCTAAAAAAATTGAAAAAGAGTACTTTAGAAAAATAAAAAAGCTAACAAAAAATAGTTCGTCACTTAGAGATATAGAAATAATAAACGGAGATTATAAACCACTACTAAAGAAATATGGGGCAGATCCAAAGGTAGTGAAATATATAGACCCTCCTTATCACCCAATAACGAGAAACCAAGCAGCACTTGATATTTATGACCTTGAGTGGAAAAGGGAAGACCATCAAAAATTAGTGAGGGAACTTTTAGAGTGTAGGTCATGGATTTTAAGTGGATATGATCCCCTAGTATGGAGCTGTGAAGACTACTTACCATTAGAGAAGGCTGGTGCAAAGAAAATAAATCTAGGGGTATTTATGAGTGGCACTAATTCAACTAAAACAAGAAAATTTG